A genomic region of Novipirellula aureliae contains the following coding sequences:
- a CDS encoding RNase H family protein encodes MIHYSDDELTKIQADALLIEVDCLGNLVGDLHHAIQRCLPDVYLSFRKFFDEGHVEPGRLLTLERPGQVPRCVFFLATRVHPSGKARIAFFESGIGQLTEHVLRMGIKSVAIPQFQADLKNGSADFKLRFLSAFARIPQINLTFFPSQNEKATSKRVVIFTDGGAEPNPGVGGYGVVLRSGDFYKEISEGFRWTSNNRMELLAAIKGLEALKAACRVRLHSDSRYVIDYVNLGMLFRLAAKKWRGKKVQNVDLWKRFLDAYLRHEVELVWVKGHAGIADNERCDALASEAIHGHELRVDEGFSEKQKVPAEAAKAVVNAATLMTTSSKLKKVGDLCRKCQTPLIRRETKKHRPGAAFWYQWYLYCEACQRIYHVEEAKIFPTPDKPAK; translated from the coding sequence ATGATTCACTACAGCGACGATGAACTGACAAAAATCCAAGCCGATGCATTGCTCATCGAAGTCGATTGTCTCGGTAATCTTGTAGGTGATCTGCATCATGCGATCCAACGTTGTCTGCCCGACGTTTATCTATCGTTTCGAAAATTCTTTGACGAGGGCCACGTCGAACCCGGTCGGCTGCTGACGCTCGAGCGCCCCGGTCAAGTGCCCCGTTGTGTTTTCTTCTTGGCAACGCGAGTTCACCCCAGTGGTAAAGCTCGAATTGCATTTTTCGAATCGGGAATCGGTCAATTGACCGAGCATGTCCTACGAATGGGAATCAAGTCGGTTGCCATTCCTCAGTTCCAGGCGGATTTGAAGAATGGGAGTGCCGATTTCAAGCTGCGTTTTCTATCCGCATTCGCTCGCATTCCACAAATCAATCTTACATTCTTCCCGTCACAAAATGAAAAAGCCACATCAAAACGGGTGGTTATCTTCACCGACGGTGGAGCGGAACCGAATCCAGGAGTTGGCGGGTATGGAGTCGTGCTGAGGAGCGGAGACTTTTACAAGGAAATCAGCGAAGGGTTTCGGTGGACAAGTAACAATCGAATGGAGCTGTTGGCGGCGATCAAGGGATTGGAGGCACTCAAGGCGGCTTGCCGCGTTCGTTTGCACAGCGATTCCCGCTACGTAATTGACTACGTCAACTTGGGTATGTTGTTTCGGCTAGCTGCGAAGAAATGGCGGGGCAAGAAGGTACAGAATGTCGATCTATGGAAGCGATTTCTTGATGCCTACTTGAGACATGAGGTTGAGTTGGTGTGGGTCAAAGGACATGCAGGTATTGCCGACAACGAACGCTGCGATGCGCTCGCTAGTGAAGCGATCCATGGTCACGAATTACGAGTCGATGAAGGGTTTTCGGAAAAGCAGAAAGTTCCAGCCGAAGCTGCGAAAGCGGTGGTGAACGCGGCGACGCTCATGACGACAAGTTCAAAGCTCAAAAAGGTGGGTGACCTTTGTCGTAAGTGCCAAACCCCTTTGATTCGTCGCGAGACCAAAAAACATCGGCCCGGTGCAGCTTTCTGGTATCAGTGGTATCTCTACTGCGAGGCATGCCAACGCATCTATCATGTGGAAGAGGCAAAGATTTTTCCCACTCCAGACAAACCTGCAAAATGA
- a CDS encoding carboxylesterase family protein, translating into MSSFSAAEEPKQVVQTAQKFSRTIELKQELDYLLFLPKDYDAERADGWPMILFLHGAGERGNDLERVKVHGPPKQVESDPDFPFVLVSPQCPKNETWDVAELNGLLDEILSKHNIDTDRIYLTGLSMGGFGTWSLGISNPERFAAIAPICGGGERLSVVLAAGSRKDALKKLPVWAFHGGKDPVVPLAESESMIDAMKRVGAEDVKLTIYPEAGHDSWTKTYKDPEFYSWLLQQKR; encoded by the coding sequence ATGAGTTCTTTTTCCGCCGCGGAAGAGCCGAAGCAAGTCGTTCAGACAGCTCAAAAATTCAGTCGCACGATCGAATTGAAACAGGAATTGGATTACCTGTTGTTTTTGCCAAAGGATTACGATGCCGAGCGAGCCGACGGTTGGCCGATGATTTTGTTTCTGCACGGAGCGGGCGAACGTGGCAATGACCTTGAACGGGTCAAGGTTCACGGACCGCCGAAGCAGGTGGAGTCCGATCCGGATTTCCCCTTCGTGCTGGTTTCACCTCAATGCCCAAAAAATGAAACGTGGGATGTCGCAGAACTCAATGGACTGCTGGACGAGATCCTTTCAAAGCATAACATCGATACCGACCGAATCTACCTGACGGGACTAAGCATGGGCGGTTTCGGCACATGGAGTCTGGGGATTTCGAATCCTGAACGGTTTGCAGCGATCGCCCCTATTTGTGGCGGAGGCGAGCGACTTTCGGTGGTCCTTGCCGCCGGATCAAGAAAAGACGCTCTCAAAAAACTTCCCGTTTGGGCATTTCATGGAGGAAAAGACCCTGTCGTTCCGCTGGCAGAATCCGAAAGCATGATCGATGCAATGAAGCGAGTGGGAGCCGAGGACGTCAAGCTGACGATTTATCCTGAAGCGGGGCATGATTCATGGACGAAGACCTACAAAGACCCCGAATTCTATTCGTGGCTGTTGCAGCAAAAACGCTAA
- a CDS encoding extracellular solute-binding protein yields MSITMSMTVAFLSTLTLISASGCVSRTEQDVVVYSALDEEFATPILHAFERSTETAEGNAVNVVGKFDVESTKTVGLVTRIIAEKDKPVCDLFWNNEIMHTVRLQKLGLLKPRSWAVEAGWPKNMIASDGTWCGFAARARVLILNTDRIPDSANYPTSVSELSDPKWKGQCAFARPLFGTTATHFAVLREKNGREETLEELRRIKENAVTLSGNKQVALAVSAGTVSWGLTDTDDAIIEKDRGRPIAIVFPDQLPEQIGTLRIPNTVAVLNNAPHPVAAELLADYIVSPSTEDRLAMGDSSQLPISKASDFPPRVMPTTPVRWMDVNFEAAADGWEEWAQEVLAIFSP; encoded by the coding sequence ATGTCGATAACGATGTCAATGACAGTGGCGTTTCTAAGCACCCTCACTCTCATTTCGGCGTCGGGCTGTGTCTCGCGGACAGAGCAAGACGTCGTCGTCTATTCGGCACTTGATGAAGAATTTGCGACACCGATTCTTCATGCCTTTGAAAGATCGACCGAAACGGCCGAAGGAAATGCCGTCAACGTGGTAGGCAAGTTTGATGTCGAATCGACAAAAACAGTTGGTCTAGTGACACGCATCATTGCTGAAAAAGACAAACCGGTATGCGATCTGTTTTGGAACAATGAGATCATGCACACCGTACGGCTACAGAAACTGGGCCTCTTAAAACCACGATCGTGGGCGGTTGAAGCAGGGTGGCCCAAGAACATGATCGCCAGTGATGGAACGTGGTGCGGTTTTGCAGCGCGAGCACGCGTGTTGATCCTAAACACCGATCGGATTCCAGACTCCGCCAACTACCCAACTTCCGTCTCCGAACTATCCGATCCAAAGTGGAAAGGGCAATGTGCATTCGCTCGCCCTTTGTTTGGAACGACGGCGACTCATTTTGCGGTACTGCGAGAGAAGAACGGGCGAGAGGAAACGCTGGAAGAACTTCGCCGCATCAAGGAAAACGCCGTCACCTTGTCAGGCAACAAACAAGTTGCGTTGGCAGTATCGGCAGGCACCGTCAGTTGGGGATTGACCGATACGGACGATGCGATCATTGAAAAGGATCGTGGCCGACCAATTGCTATCGTTTTTCCCGACCAATTGCCTGAACAAATCGGGACGCTGCGTATTCCTAATACCGTCGCCGTTTTGAACAATGCACCGCATCCCGTTGCAGCCGAGCTTCTAGCCGACTACATCGTATCGCCATCGACAGAAGACCGGCTGGCGATGGGAGACAGCAGCCAACTACCGATTTCGAAAGCAAGCGATTTTCCTCCGCGAGTCATGCCGACGACTCCGGTACGCTGGATGGATGTCAATTTTGAAGCTGCCGCCGATGGATGGGAAGAGTGGGCCCAAGAAGTATTGGCGATTTTTTCGCCATGA
- the pgsB gene encoding poly-gamma-glutamate synthase PgsB produces the protein MLSTLCIAGGAVALSAVGVAESWWHTRNLNRIPIRIHVNGTRGKSSVTRLIAAGLRAGGVRTCAKTTGTVPRMIFPDGSEASVFRPSRANILEQRRVVRAAAQLGCDALVVECMALQPELQSICELKLVKSTHGVITNARADHLDVMGPNVMGVAQALSGTVPVGGTVYAAEQQCGPRSVIEAAAKNRGSNMVSILDDAVADVTWEELGKFSHIEHPDNVALSLKVCADLGVDRATALAGMWSATADPGVMRMFHVADAGQDMTFVNAFAANDPESTGHSWNSVVDRYESVERRIALFNCREDRADRSLQLADACVRWRPADHYVLSGTGTEIFARRAFQQGISKDRLTCADSQPAAKVMDVLKGHSGRSSMVMGMGNIAGPGMELLDYFKRIQVVQEKQAQESNRSYDLVCQGAA, from the coding sequence ATGCTGAGTACTCTTTGTATTGCAGGCGGAGCCGTCGCACTTTCAGCCGTAGGGGTTGCCGAATCTTGGTGGCATACCCGAAATCTGAATCGCATTCCCATTCGGATCCACGTCAACGGAACACGCGGCAAATCAAGTGTGACGCGGTTAATCGCAGCGGGACTTCGCGCTGGAGGTGTTCGCACTTGTGCAAAAACCACCGGCACCGTTCCTCGAATGATTTTCCCAGATGGCAGTGAAGCATCCGTGTTTCGTCCCTCCCGTGCCAACATCTTGGAGCAACGACGGGTCGTCCGCGCTGCTGCTCAGCTCGGATGCGACGCATTGGTGGTCGAGTGCATGGCTTTGCAGCCCGAACTGCAATCGATTTGTGAACTGAAGCTGGTCAAGTCGACTCATGGGGTGATCACCAACGCACGAGCGGACCACTTGGACGTCATGGGACCAAATGTGATGGGTGTCGCCCAAGCCTTGTCGGGAACCGTCCCTGTTGGCGGAACGGTATACGCCGCCGAACAACAGTGTGGGCCGCGATCGGTGATCGAAGCGGCGGCGAAGAATCGAGGCTCAAACATGGTTTCGATTCTGGATGATGCCGTCGCGGATGTCACTTGGGAAGAACTGGGAAAGTTCTCGCATATCGAACATCCTGATAACGTTGCCTTATCGCTGAAGGTTTGTGCTGATTTGGGTGTCGACCGTGCAACGGCACTTGCGGGAATGTGGTCGGCAACGGCGGACCCAGGCGTGATGCGAATGTTCCACGTCGCCGATGCCGGCCAAGACATGACGTTTGTCAACGCTTTCGCAGCGAACGATCCGGAATCGACGGGGCACAGTTGGAACTCCGTGGTCGACCGCTATGAATCGGTCGAACGCCGGATCGCGTTGTTCAATTGTCGCGAAGATCGTGCCGATCGTTCACTACAATTGGCGGACGCATGCGTTCGGTGGCGTCCAGCGGATCACTATGTCTTGTCGGGAACGGGTACCGAAATCTTTGCTCGCCGAGCGTTTCAACAAGGGATTTCAAAAGATCGTTTGACGTGTGCCGATTCGCAGCCTGCAGCCAAAGTGATGGACGTTCTCAAAGGACATTCAGGTCGTTCGTCGATGGTAATGGGAATGGGCAATATCGCGGGCCCCGGCATGGAACTGCTCGACTACTTCAAACGAATCCAAGTGGTTCAAGAGAAACAAGCTCAAGAATCGAATCGTTCGTATGACCTCGTATGCCAAGGAGCGGCTTAA
- the pgsC gene encoding poly-gamma-glutamate biosynthesis protein PgsC — translation MDPTLIAIAVGLIVSLVVTEVLGLSVGGMIVPGYIALSLHQPIAVVFTVLAAAMTWWIVRRISQHAIVFGRRRVVITILVGFAIGMTIRSIAAAVLVSGAPEAMTPMVMIGFIIPGLIALWFERQGFIETLSPMLSAAVMVRLCLILIGMETFS, via the coding sequence ATGGATCCTACACTTATCGCAATCGCTGTCGGCTTAATCGTCAGCCTTGTCGTTACGGAAGTCCTCGGCCTCAGCGTCGGAGGCATGATCGTTCCCGGCTATATCGCTCTGTCACTGCATCAACCGATCGCCGTTGTCTTCACGGTCTTGGCCGCGGCGATGACTTGGTGGATCGTTCGCCGGATATCTCAACATGCGATCGTGTTCGGTCGCCGCCGTGTCGTGATTACCATATTGGTGGGATTTGCAATTGGCATGACAATTCGATCGATTGCCGCCGCGGTGCTGGTTTCGGGGGCCCCCGAAGCGATGACGCCGATGGTCATGATCGGTTTTATCATCCCAGGGCTGATCGCACTGTGGTTCGAAAGGCAAGGGTTTATCGAAACCTTATCGCCGATGCTTTCGGCGGCGGTGATGGTCCGGTTATGCTTAATTCTCATTGGTATGGAGACCTTTTCATGA
- the pgsW gene encoding poly-gamma-glutamate system protein yields the protein MSIQNTNTAAAQRQPSQVMYWRPKQISRKWLTFSMLVSLFGMMLVESLPRKIAPEHSETLKAASLKANEAFRLIGTARKEQGHKVIEKLDPQASHLIGPSMSMVTSKLGSLESKQTSINPNFSAVVVQWLRDAGVKPGDKVAIGASGSWPALNIAVYSACETMQLRPTIVLSAASSQYGANSPDMMWLDMERLLNEAKIFSFRAEAVSRGGLYDQASGMTEQTKQLLFEAGDRNGVPRLSGDTLRDSIRERMVIYDHNESSATYAAYINVGGGSASIGGSTGHELWPGGLYSEMPESDEIPDCVATRMLSKGIPLINVGNVKSVAKRYAMPIAPITLPRVGEGNVYSQGVYRTWLVAFVLALSWITMTITVAPERSLRFVQKLRGHNHPRIPEQVEWMV from the coding sequence ATGAGCATTCAAAACACAAATACAGCCGCTGCACAGCGGCAACCGTCCCAAGTGATGTACTGGAGACCGAAGCAGATCTCACGCAAATGGCTGACCTTCTCGATGCTCGTTTCTCTTTTTGGAATGATGTTAGTGGAATCGCTGCCTCGAAAGATTGCACCCGAACACAGCGAGACGTTGAAGGCGGCGTCGCTGAAGGCGAACGAGGCGTTTCGCTTGATCGGTACGGCTCGAAAAGAACAAGGGCATAAGGTAATCGAAAAGCTCGATCCACAAGCTTCACACTTGATTGGCCCCTCGATGTCGATGGTAACCAGTAAACTGGGATCACTGGAGTCGAAACAAACATCAATCAATCCGAACTTTTCAGCCGTTGTCGTCCAATGGCTACGCGATGCCGGTGTGAAACCAGGCGACAAGGTGGCGATTGGTGCGAGTGGTTCATGGCCAGCGTTAAACATCGCAGTCTATTCAGCTTGCGAGACAATGCAGCTAAGGCCGACCATTGTGTTGTCGGCGGCATCGAGTCAATATGGCGCCAATTCACCCGACATGATGTGGCTCGACATGGAACGCCTTCTGAATGAAGCAAAGATTTTCAGTTTTCGCGCCGAAGCCGTATCGAGAGGCGGGCTCTACGACCAAGCATCCGGCATGACGGAACAGACAAAGCAACTCCTCTTTGAGGCTGGCGACCGAAATGGTGTCCCGCGTTTATCCGGCGACACTTTGCGGGATTCGATTCGTGAGCGGATGGTGATCTACGACCATAATGAGTCGAGTGCCACTTATGCTGCCTACATCAATGTCGGAGGCGGATCGGCATCGATCGGTGGGTCGACCGGGCACGAGCTATGGCCAGGAGGACTTTACAGCGAAATGCCCGAAAGCGATGAGATTCCTGATTGCGTTGCCACACGAATGCTCTCGAAAGGGATTCCGCTGATCAACGTTGGCAATGTCAAATCGGTCGCCAAGCGTTACGCAATGCCAATCGCCCCGATCACGCTACCGCGGGTTGGCGAGGGAAATGTGTATTCCCAAGGGGTCTACCGAACTTGGTTGGTAGCGTTCGTGCTTGCACTCAGTTGGATCACAATGACCATCACCGTCGCTCCCGAAAGGTCACTCCGCTTTGTGCAAAAATTACGAGGCCATAACCACCCCCGTATCCCCGAGCAAGTGGAGTGGATGGTGTAA
- a CDS encoding ExbD/TolR family protein, with protein sequence MKVPNVSQRSEVGANMTPMIDVVFLLIIFFLVSSHLARQENRLAVDLPTASSFLPLDYERDSLTITVDADANWRVGGIVIDEAMLPTILQQHSSRSVSGASVRLRTDGKVLYERIEPILREVALAGISDVTISVREKR encoded by the coding sequence ATGAAAGTTCCTAACGTCTCTCAGCGAAGCGAAGTCGGTGCCAACATGACACCGATGATTGACGTTGTTTTCTTGCTGATTATCTTCTTCCTGGTCTCAAGTCATTTGGCCAGACAGGAGAATCGGTTGGCAGTCGATCTGCCAACCGCTAGTAGCTTTTTGCCGCTCGACTACGAGCGTGATTCGCTGACGATCACGGTCGACGCGGATGCTAATTGGCGGGTCGGCGGCATTGTGATCGATGAGGCAATGCTACCAACGATCTTACAGCAACACTCCTCTCGCAGCGTTTCAGGGGCATCGGTTCGTTTGCGGACCGATGGCAAGGTTTTGTATGAACGCATTGAGCCAATCCTGCGAGAAGTTGCGCTAGCAGGCATCTCCGATGTCACCATTTCCGTTCGCGAGAAAAGGTGA
- a CDS encoding S46 family peptidase yields the protein MNTTRRTLTCAMLMFTSMACLPAKVSGDEGMYLFNDLPANQLKERYQFEPSGDWADHLRLSSVRFNSGGSGSFISSDGLVLTNHHVASDTLHKLSTPEMNLIENGYLAKTLDQELKAPDLELNQLVSIEDVTARVKAGVKEDASDEDAVKQRRAIISTIEKESFEQTGLRSDVVTLYGGAKYHLYCYKKYTDVRLVWAPETEAAFFGGDADNFEYPRYNLDATIMRVYEEGKPAKLEHFLSWNKNPLSEGELVFVSGNPGRTQRIFTVEALEYLRDERIPYVLDFLRRKEILMQQFGLEGTEQARRARDELFGIQNARKAYSGMLGGLQDPQTIAQKTQRQEKLLAELKKNPELQHLASAWTEIEEIQDVKREMIDRSVSLRSTLFGLALQTVLLAGEDAKANELRLREFTDSSRESLMQELLSTAPIYRDLELAKLSDEISRLIISRGADDELVQKILDGKAPRERAAALIEGTNLDSVEYRKETIDGGQAAIDSSDDAMIRLALLIEPEYRSVREQNEAIEERERQAYAQVAEAITAMEGTSGYPDATFTLRLAFGTVKGYVEDGKMIKPTTNFAGAFQHAASHKGQADFDLPQSWMKAKDTIDLQTQLNFVCTADIIGGNSGSPVVDRNGELVGLIFDGNIQSLTSDYLYSDEQSRAVSVSGVGILEALRSIYNAGELADSIGK from the coding sequence ATGAATACCACCCGACGAACGCTTACTTGCGCAATGCTTATGTTTACTTCGATGGCCTGTTTGCCAGCAAAGGTGTCTGGCGATGAAGGCATGTACCTTTTTAATGATTTGCCAGCAAACCAGTTGAAGGAACGCTATCAATTCGAGCCTTCTGGCGATTGGGCCGATCATTTGCGACTCTCGTCGGTGCGTTTCAATAGCGGTGGATCCGGATCGTTCATCTCCAGTGACGGTTTGGTTTTGACCAATCATCATGTTGCCAGCGATACGCTGCACAAACTCAGCACCCCTGAGATGAATTTGATCGAGAACGGCTACTTAGCGAAAACGCTCGATCAAGAATTGAAGGCACCCGATTTGGAATTGAATCAGCTCGTGTCGATCGAGGACGTGACCGCCCGCGTCAAAGCGGGTGTCAAGGAAGATGCATCCGACGAAGACGCGGTGAAGCAACGACGAGCCATCATTTCAACGATTGAGAAGGAGTCGTTTGAGCAAACGGGCCTTCGAAGCGATGTCGTCACGCTTTATGGTGGTGCCAAGTATCATCTGTACTGCTATAAAAAATACACCGATGTGCGCCTCGTTTGGGCTCCTGAAACCGAGGCCGCGTTTTTTGGTGGTGACGCCGATAACTTTGAATACCCGCGTTACAATCTCGACGCGACGATCATGCGAGTCTACGAGGAGGGCAAGCCAGCAAAGCTCGAGCATTTTTTAAGCTGGAACAAGAATCCGCTTTCCGAAGGCGAGTTGGTATTCGTTAGCGGCAACCCTGGCCGAACCCAACGTATTTTTACGGTCGAGGCGTTAGAGTATCTCCGAGACGAACGGATTCCCTATGTGCTCGATTTTCTACGACGCAAGGAGATTTTGATGCAACAATTCGGGCTCGAAGGGACCGAGCAAGCACGCCGAGCTCGGGACGAATTGTTCGGTATTCAAAACGCACGTAAAGCGTATTCAGGGATGCTTGGCGGACTCCAGGATCCACAAACGATCGCCCAAAAGACCCAGCGTCAAGAAAAACTACTTGCCGAGCTGAAGAAGAACCCCGAACTTCAGCACTTGGCATCCGCTTGGACCGAGATCGAAGAAATTCAGGACGTGAAACGAGAGATGATCGATCGAAGCGTGAGCCTTCGCAGCACGCTCTTCGGTCTCGCTCTGCAAACCGTACTACTTGCGGGTGAGGACGCGAAAGCCAATGAGTTGCGATTACGCGAGTTTACCGATTCGTCGCGTGAATCGTTGATGCAAGAGCTGTTGAGCACCGCGCCAATCTATCGTGACCTGGAACTGGCAAAATTGTCGGACGAAATCTCACGACTGATTATCTCTCGCGGAGCCGATGATGAGTTGGTCCAAAAAATTCTCGATGGAAAAGCACCTCGCGAGCGCGCCGCTGCGTTGATCGAAGGCACGAATCTTGACAGCGTCGAATACCGAAAAGAGACAATCGATGGCGGCCAAGCAGCGATCGACAGTAGCGATGATGCAATGATTCGCCTCGCCCTTCTCATCGAACCCGAGTACCGTTCGGTCCGCGAACAAAACGAAGCAATCGAAGAACGCGAGCGACAAGCCTACGCTCAGGTTGCCGAGGCGATTACCGCAATGGAAGGAACCAGCGGCTATCCGGACGCAACGTTCACATTGCGGTTGGCCTTCGGTACCGTCAAAGGCTACGTCGAAGACGGAAAGATGATCAAACCAACGACAAACTTCGCGGGTGCGTTTCAGCATGCTGCATCGCACAAAGGACAAGCTGATTTCGATTTGCCGCAATCATGGATGAAGGCGAAAGATACAATTGATCTGCAAACCCAACTCAACTTTGTCTGCACCGCCGACATCATCGGTGGTAACAGCGGTTCGCCAGTGGTTGATCGCAATGGCGAATTGGTGGGGTTGATCTTCGACGGCAATATCCAAAGTCTGACGAGCGATTACTTGTACAGCGACGAACAATCCCGAGCCGTGAGTGTTTCGGGCGTCGGGATCTTGGAGGCGTTACGCTCCATCTACAACGCAGGTGAGCTTGCCGATTCGATTGGCAAATAA
- a CDS encoding HD domain-containing phosphohydrolase: MQLDTTLTNPAMNVDPAYSCSNASVTSPLEQEVDCLTEALSFKYEELSLIREFCQRLDLGKKTSTICRLLLSELHGCIQATTLAIELDAADDGDRDDAYGAEAIELDQGAAELHLHGDEIEASRLRWIVDAAIRQRNRVQGIREQEDCKHEDSQSSTITIANHLCLDGELYNAIVVPIERGGQTLGRMIAIRWQNEDEFGTTEADLMRSTSMMLGIHLVNQRQYDEMQLMFEGTIQSLVSALDAKDAYTCGHSSRVAELAVRLAGRLGYDEESLQRIQMAGVLHDIGKIGVEDSVLRKPGKLTDDEFEQIKIHPVLGFEILKGIRPFRKILPAVRHHHESWDGSGYPDGLKGDAIPRDAQVLAVADAFDAMTSNRPYRDGMPIERVLKIFAEGRGTQWASDVVDELMLCY, encoded by the coding sequence ATGCAACTTGACACAACGCTAACGAATCCTGCGATGAACGTCGATCCGGCGTATTCGTGTTCGAACGCTAGCGTCACTTCACCGCTTGAACAAGAGGTTGACTGTTTGACGGAAGCCTTGAGCTTCAAGTATGAAGAGCTTTCGCTGATTCGCGAATTCTGTCAGCGTCTTGATCTCGGCAAAAAAACCAGCACGATCTGTCGTTTGCTGTTATCCGAACTGCACGGCTGTATCCAGGCCACCACGTTGGCGATCGAGCTCGACGCTGCCGATGATGGCGATCGCGATGACGCTTATGGTGCCGAGGCAATTGAACTCGACCAGGGAGCTGCGGAGCTGCATCTTCATGGTGACGAAATCGAAGCGTCGCGATTACGCTGGATCGTCGATGCGGCTATCCGGCAACGCAATCGAGTACAGGGCATCCGCGAACAGGAAGATTGCAAACATGAAGATTCGCAGTCATCAACGATCACGATCGCCAATCACCTCTGTCTCGATGGTGAACTCTACAATGCAATTGTGGTACCGATTGAACGAGGCGGTCAAACGCTTGGCCGGATGATTGCCATTCGATGGCAAAACGAGGACGAATTTGGAACGACCGAAGCGGACTTGATGCGATCGACTTCGATGATGCTCGGCATTCACTTGGTCAACCAACGGCAATACGACGAGATGCAGTTGATGTTCGAGGGGACGATTCAATCGCTCGTTTCCGCCCTCGATGCCAAAGACGCCTACACTTGTGGTCACAGTTCTCGCGTCGCCGAATTGGCTGTACGATTAGCTGGCCGACTCGGCTATGACGAGGAGTCACTACAGCGAATTCAGATGGCGGGTGTGCTTCACGACATCGGAAAAATTGGGGTCGAAGATTCGGTCCTCCGCAAACCGGGGAAGTTGACCGACGACGAGTTTGAACAGATAAAAATTCATCCCGTACTCGGCTTTGAAATTCTCAAAGGAATTCGTCCGTTTCGAAAAATCCTGCCCGCGGTACGTCATCACCATGAATCGTGGGACGGCAGCGGATACCCGGACGGATTGAAGGGGGACGCGATTCCACGTGATGCTCAAGTGCTAGCGGTTGCCGACGCCTTTGACGCCATGACCAGCAACCGGCCTTACCGTGATGGAATGCCGATTGAGCGGGTGCTGAAAATATTCGCCGAAGGTCGTGGAACCCAGTGGGCTAGTGACGTCGTCGATGAGCTAATGTTGTGTTATTGA
- a CDS encoding PPK2 family polyphosphate kinase, which produces MDLLKKHLVKPGASIKLASMKTVPDGPFEGKDDARNYCEEIIEKLREMQYRLFVEAKQSLLIVLQAPDAAGKDGLIRKMLGRMNPQGVRTYPFKVPTPLEKSHDFLWRVHKCTPATGMISVFNRSHYEDILAVRVEKLAPKEVWSKRYDMINHFENLLAANGTRILKFYLHISPEEQLERFKERLDRPEKHWKLNAGDYESRDKRPAYLEAYEDVFKECSPKHAPWFIIPADKKWYRDAAVGSIVYETMKEMSPQLPPVDVDLDKIRRLYEREKAELEKT; this is translated from the coding sequence ATGGACCTTCTCAAAAAGCATCTCGTGAAGCCCGGCGCTTCGATTAAATTGGCTTCGATGAAGACCGTGCCAGATGGCCCGTTTGAGGGGAAAGACGACGCTCGGAACTATTGTGAGGAGATCATTGAAAAACTTCGGGAGATGCAATACCGGCTATTTGTCGAAGCGAAACAGTCACTCTTGATCGTTTTGCAAGCTCCCGATGCAGCGGGCAAAGACGGCTTGATCCGCAAAATGCTCGGGCGAATGAACCCCCAAGGTGTGCGGACTTACCCCTTTAAGGTGCCAACCCCACTGGAAAAATCACACGACTTCCTGTGGCGAGTCCACAAGTGTACCCCCGCGACGGGGATGATTTCGGTTTTCAATCGCTCCCACTACGAAGATATCTTGGCCGTTCGCGTCGAAAAATTGGCCCCCAAGGAAGTCTGGAGCAAGCGGTATGACATGATCAACCATTTCGAGAATTTGCTGGCGGCCAATGGCACTCGCATCTTGAAATTCTATCTTCACATCAGCCCCGAGGAACAGCTCGAACGGTTCAAGGAGCGTCTCGACCGACCCGAAAAACACTGGAAGTTAAACGCCGGTGATTACGAGTCGCGTGACAAACGTCCCGCCTACCTCGAAGCGTATGAGGATGTATTCAAAGAATGTAGCCCGAAACATGCTCCGTGGTTTATTATTCCCGCCGATAAAAAATGGTACCGCGACGCGGCGGTGGGAAGCATTGTCTACGAGACCATGAAAGAGATGAGCCCGCAATTACCGCCGGTCGACGTTGACCTAGATAAAATCCGCCGCCTCTATGAACGTGAAAAAGCAGAGTTAGAAAAGACATAG